In Anaerolineales bacterium, the DNA window CGCTTCGGCGGTCGCGGGAGAAATTTCTCATCCGAAGGACGTATCCTGATGGCCAAAAACAAAATCATTCGAGGTCGAGTTTGGAAATACGGTGACGACGTCAATACCGACGTCATCTTCCCGGGCAAATACACGTATACGGTCAGCGATCCGAAAGAAATGCCGCAGTATGCCCTCGAAGATCTCGACCCGCGTTTTGTGAAAGAAATATGTCCCAACGACATCATCGTCGCAGGGACGAACTGGGGCTGCGGATCTTCACGCGAACAAGCCGTCACCTGCCTGAAGGAGAGCAGACTGGGAGCGATCGTGGCGAAGAGCATCGCCCGGATTTACTACCGCAACTGCATCAACGCAGCGCTTCCGGCTCTGATTTGCCCCGAAGCGGTCGACGCCATCGAAGACGGAGAAACCATCGAGATCGATCTCGAGAGTGGTTCGATCCGCTGCGCTGGCGGGGAATTCAGTTTCCCGCCGCTCCCGGAAGCGGTGATGAAGATCTTCGACGCCGGCGGCCTGGTGCCCTATACCCGGCAGCGGTTGGAGCAGATGAAATCCCCACCCCCGACCAACGAGTAATAATCGTAATCTGACGTTGATCGCTCAACGATCCTGAATTGAGGAGAACTATTGAATGGCGAAATATCAAATTGCTTGGATGCCCGGAGACGGCATCGGCGTCGATGTGATGGACGCCGCCCGTATCGTACTCGATGCGCTCGGCCTCGACGCCGAATACATTCCCGCCGACATCGGCTGGAAATTCTGGTGTACGGAAGGAGAAGCACTTCCCGAACGGACGGTCAAGATCTTAAATGATTGCACCTGTGGATTGTTCGGCGCGATCACGTCCAAGCCCAAGGATGAGGCGGCCAAAGAACTCGCCCCCGAACTGCAGGATAAAGGATTTTCCTACCGCAGCCCGATCGTGCGTCTGCGGCAGATTTTCGACCTGTACACCAATCTACGACCGTGCAAGGCGTTTCCGGGGAATCCCCTGAATTACCGCGACGACATCGATCTGGTCGTCTTTCGGGAGAACACGGAAGGACTATACAGTGGCGTCGAATTCTACCCCTTGCCGGACGAAGTACGCACCGCGATGGCGGAATTCAGCCCGGCGATGTCGCGTTTCGACGGCGTTCCTGGCGCCGAAATCGCCATCAGCCTGCGCGTGATCACCAAAAACGGCGCCACCCGTATCGTGCGCCAGGCCTTCGAATTTGCCCGGAAATTCGGCTACCCCACCGTCACCCTGGTCGAGAAGCCGAACGTACTGCGCGAAACCAGCGGGTTAATGACCCGTCAGGCGAGAGAAATCGCTGCCGAATACCCGGACATCAAACTCTGGGAGACCAACATCGACGCGCAGATGATGTGGTTGGTAAAGAACCCGACGGATTACGGCGTCCTGGTGACGTCGAACATGTTCGGGGACATCGTGTCCGATCTGGCGGCGCAGTTGGTCGGCGGGCTGGGCTTCGCTTCAAGTGGAAACATCGGCGACGATTTCGCGGTCTTCGAACCCACGCATGGATCGGCCCCGAAATACGCCGGCCAGTACAAGGTCAACCCCACGGCGATGCTGCTTGCGGTGAAATTGATGTTGGATTGGCTTGGTGAGAACGACCTGGCTGAAAGCCTGGAGCAATCCATCCGTAAAGTGATCGCAGCCGGAGAAATCCGCACCTACGACCTGGGCGGATCCAGTTCGACGCTCGACGTTGCAAACGCCGTCGTGGCGCAGCTGTAAGGATTTCAAGGAGACAAAGAACGATGGATTCAATAAGCCGTGAAATGGCAGTATTCGCCCGAAATCTTACTTATGCGGACGTTCCCGCAGCGGCGAAGCACGAAGCCAAACGTTTCTTGCTGGACAGCGTAGGCTGTGCCCTTGCGGCTACACGAAATGAAGACATGCGGGCGATGCTGCGCTTCACGGAGAAACTCGGCGGCACGCCCGAAGCCACAGTGATCGGCAGCGGACTGCGCACCAACGTCCCCAACGCTGCCTTGATGAATTGTCTGCTTACCCGGGCGATGGATTACAACGACATCTACTGGGAGCAGGATCCCAGCCACCCCTCCGACCTCATCGGCGCCGCTCTGTCCGCCGCGGAGGCAAACGGAAAAAATGGGGCAGAGACGCTGACGGCCATCGTCCTGGCCTACGAATTGGAAATGCGCTGGTGTCATGCCGCCCATCCCGGCGTTCGTGAAGTCGGCTGGCACCACGCCACACTGACCCAGTTCGTCAGTCCGCTGGTGGCGGGTAAATTGTACGACCTCGATCTCGACCAACTCGTCGCCGCGGTCGGCATCAGCGGCAGTTCGCATTTCACCCTCGGCGGCGTCGTCGCCGGCCATCTGACGAACATGAAGAACACCGCCGATCCTCTGGCCGCGCAGGCCGGCGTCATCGCTGCACTCATGGCGCGCGAAGGCTACGAAGGGCCGGTGGAAGTGATCGAAGGCAAAGAGGGTTTGATCGAGGTCATTTCCAACGTCGAATGGAAGACGGACGAGCTGCTCAAAGGACTCGGTGAGGAATTTATCATCACCCGCTGCGGCTACAAAGCCTATCCCAGCGAAGCCCTCACCCATCAGCCAATTTCTGCAGCGCTGCAGGCGCGCAGCACACTTGGTGTCACCCACGACGAGGTGGCGGAAATCCTCGTCGAGACAACGACGCGCGGCGCCGACATCTTGTCCGATCCGAGTAAATACAAGCCCGAAACCAAAGAGACCGCAGATCACAGCCTGCCCTACGTGATCGCCGCCGCGATCGTGGACGGCAACGTGCTGCCCAATTCATTCAGCGACGAGAAATTGAAAGATCCCGCAATCCTGGCGACGCTGCCGAAAATCAAGGTCGTTGCCGATCCGGAAATCGACGCGCTCTTCCCCGGCGTGAAACGTGCTCGCGTGACCATCACCTGTAAAGATGGGCGCAGCCATACCGCCCAGACAGACGTCGCAAAAGGTGCTCCAGAGAACCCACTCAGCGATGAGGAAATCGCCGCAAAATTCCAGGCCAACGCACAAGGCATCGTCAACGATGATCGTTTGGATGAAATCGTCGAAGCGACCTGGAACGTCGATCGCGCAACGGACATCGCAGCCTATATGACGCTACTCATCTCCGATGTGTGAGGCAGGCTAACCCGAAGAATCAAAAACGTGGCAGTCCATCGAGCGGCTGCCACGTATTGTTTTTTGTAGTTCCTCAGCCGAACATTCCGGAGGGACGCTCTCCATTTTCATCGTTTGCCGGCGGCGGCACCGGTGTCGTCTCCAAGCCTCCCGAATCCGCATACGCAGGTGGGGTAACAGATCCCGGGGAGACTACGTTCTGTGAAGACGTTGGAATCGCAGGTCGCACAGCACGATGAAAGAGATAGCCGATAACCAGGATCGCAATTCCCATGATGGTGATGAGGACTCCCGCTCCCATCACTTCTCCCGTGACCTTTTCCCGCACGGCGGTTACCGGAATCAGCAGCAAATCGTACAACGCGCTGGATTGCTGGCGGAACTCCACCGAAGCCTGCTGCCAGTAGCGATTGAATGCGGTGCCTGCTGAAAAACCAAGCGCGATGGTCAATATACCAGCGATCAACACCGGCAGACCCCACCAGATGGCGACATCGCGCCAGGAACGAATGGCCAGGATCATGATCAGCCCCAACAGAGCGGCAGACAGCAGCCAGCCTCCCATGGTGAAAGCACGGATCGTACGAATGCGTTCCTTCAAGAGCAGCACATCATCGAGGTTCAGATCGTTCTGTTCAGTATCGAACGCAGAGAAGGTCGCCGGTAAATCACGGAAGAAACTCTGGAAGCGCCGTGTGGCGAAGTCGATCAACTCGGACCGGAAGGGTTCCGGCGGCTCGCAGTAAAGAATCACCGGGTGTCCCGCCTCTACTGATGCTTGCTGCATGCGGTCCACCTGCTCCTGCGTGCACGTGGGCCAGGAGTCGACGATCAAATCGATGACTTCCAGCATGCTTTCGCCTTGCATCCGCGCTTTGATCGGCCGCAAGTCGATCTCGATGCCCGGCGTCAGCCGGTCATCATCGAGCCAGGTGTGGATCGACATGACGGCTCCCTTGAGCTGGTTTTCCATCCAGGCATCCGGCAGCAGCAGGTCAATGATACGATCCCATTCATCGGCAGACAGATCGCTGAGTGCCTGACGGACTTCCGTATCGTCTTCGAAATCGTCGCCGAATTCCATCTCGGACAGCATCTCGGTAATGCTGCGCCGAAGAACCCCGGATGCAATCAGACTCTCGCTCAGCGTACTGCTGAGCTCTTCAGGACTGAAGATCACGTTCGAACTGAAGAATGCCAGCAAGCCAAACGGCAGCGTGACGATGAAAATCAGTGCACAAATGGCGGCCAGGATTCTCATCGAAAGCTGCAAACAACTCATTGGTTCTGACACGACCTTTCTCCCTTTTCGACCTTCCTTTTCAATCGCAAACGTTTATCGCCTGTACTCCCGCCTCGTGGCAGCAAATTATACACTCGTGCCTCACCCGCGGCCAGAAACGAAAAACGAGGCGCTTGATGCGCCTCGTTCACTCTCCGTTCGACCGGAAGTCCGCTGCCGGATTTGAAAACCTCTATCGAAAGTCAGCCATGATTTCTTCGAGCGCCTCTTTAGAGGGCCGTAACGCATCCTGCTGAAGCCGGGCGAGCGGTTTGTCGACGAGATTTTCCACCGATTGGAACGTCTCCTGGTTCTGGTTGAGGTAAATCAAACCCGTAGCCAGGATTTCGGCACAGCAGGTTTCCTCGAGAAGCTGCATTGCGGCAAGCCTGTCCGAAGTGTCGTGATTGTGCTCCAGCTTCTTGAGCACCAAACGGGACTTGTTGTGCAATTCGACTTCCACGATTTCCCCGGGTTCGATTTCCATCTCGATTTCATCGTAGGAAGGAACCCAGGTGACGTCGTGCAGGGGATATTCGTGTTCGATTCCCCACGAATAACTCTTCGTGGATTCATCGCGATTGTTGAAAGTCACACAGGGGCTGATGATGTCGAGCACCGCTGTCCCTTGGAAGTTGAGCGCGGATTTCAACAGTTCCTTAACCTGCTTGGGATCTCCCGCAAAGGATCGCGCCACGAAACCGCAGTTGGCGATGAGCGCTTCCATGCACAAATCGATCGGCATGAAAGGATTTACGCCCATCTTCTTCAACTTCTGCCCCTGATCGGCGGTCGCGGAAAATTGACCTTTGGTCAGCCCATAAACGCCGTTGTTTTCGATGATGTAAACCATGGGCACGTTGCGGCGCATCAAGTGGATAAATTGGCCAATGCCGATGCTGGCAGTGTCTCCATCCCCGGAGACTCCGATCGTCTTCAG includes these proteins:
- a CDS encoding 3-isopropylmalate dehydratase small subunit — its product is MAKNKIIRGRVWKYGDDVNTDVIFPGKYTYTVSDPKEMPQYALEDLDPRFVKEICPNDIIVAGTNWGCGSSREQAVTCLKESRLGAIVAKSIARIYYRNCINAALPALICPEAVDAIEDGETIEIDLESGSIRCAGGEFSFPPLPEAVMKIFDAGGLVPYTRQRLEQMKSPPPTNE
- a CDS encoding MmgE/PrpD family protein, whose protein sequence is MDSISREMAVFARNLTYADVPAAAKHEAKRFLLDSVGCALAATRNEDMRAMLRFTEKLGGTPEATVIGSGLRTNVPNAALMNCLLTRAMDYNDIYWEQDPSHPSDLIGAALSAAEANGKNGAETLTAIVLAYELEMRWCHAAHPGVREVGWHHATLTQFVSPLVAGKLYDLDLDQLVAAVGISGSSHFTLGGVVAGHLTNMKNTADPLAAQAGVIAALMAREGYEGPVEVIEGKEGLIEVISNVEWKTDELLKGLGEEFIITRCGYKAYPSEALTHQPISAALQARSTLGVTHDEVAEILVETTTRGADILSDPSKYKPETKETADHSLPYVIAAAIVDGNVLPNSFSDEKLKDPAILATLPKIKVVADPEIDALFPGVKRARVTITCKDGRSHTAQTDVAKGAPENPLSDEEIAAKFQANAQGIVNDDRLDEIVEATWNVDRATDIAAYMTLLISDV
- a CDS encoding thiamine pyrophosphate-dependent enzyme yields the protein MAACYELSIQPENVIKISGIGCSSKSPTYFMGRSHGFNAVHGRMPSIATGASIANRSLKTIGVSGDGDTASIGIGQFIHLMRRNVPMVYIIENNGVYGLTKGQFSATADQGQKLKKMGVNPFMPIDLCMEALIANCGFVARSFAGDPKQVKELLKSALNFQGTAVLDIISPCVTFNNRDESTKSYSWGIEHEYPLHDVTWVPSYDEIEMEIEPGEIVEVELHNKSRLVLKKLEHNHDTSDRLAAMQLLEETCCAEILATGLIYLNQNQETFQSVENLVDKPLARLQQDALRPSKEALEEIMADFR
- a CDS encoding isocitrate/isopropylmalate dehydrogenase family protein, with amino-acid sequence MAKYQIAWMPGDGIGVDVMDAARIVLDALGLDAEYIPADIGWKFWCTEGEALPERTVKILNDCTCGLFGAITSKPKDEAAKELAPELQDKGFSYRSPIVRLRQIFDLYTNLRPCKAFPGNPLNYRDDIDLVVFRENTEGLYSGVEFYPLPDEVRTAMAEFSPAMSRFDGVPGAEIAISLRVITKNGATRIVRQAFEFARKFGYPTVTLVEKPNVLRETSGLMTRQAREIAAEYPDIKLWETNIDAQMMWLVKNPTDYGVLVTSNMFGDIVSDLAAQLVGGLGFASSGNIGDDFAVFEPTHGSAPKYAGQYKVNPTAMLLAVKLMLDWLGENDLAESLEQSIRKVIAAGEIRTYDLGGSSSTLDVANAVVAQL